One window of the Methanomassiliicoccaceae archaeon DOK genome contains the following:
- the psmA gene encoding archaeal proteasome endopeptidase complex subunit alpha, whose amino-acid sequence MQPGQMAYDRGSTVFSPDGRLFQVEYAREAVKKGSTTIGLKYKDGVALIVDRRSSSKLLEPRSTEKIHEIDDYIGCATSGLVADARILVDEARKNAQVHRVNYGENISVEMLVKKVCDYKQNFTQYGGVRPFGTALLVAGTDDLGAHLFETDPSGALVAYKATGIGNGRPAVMEVFEKEFQDDMSFENAMALGLKAMEAAIEDKPKAESIEIGVAEIGKKFRRLSEEEISALIEKM is encoded by the coding sequence ATGCAACCCGGACAGATGGCTTATGACAGGGGCAGCACAGTTTTCTCCCCTGACGGAAGATTGTTCCAAGTTGAGTACGCCCGTGAGGCCGTGAAGAAAGGATCCACGACCATCGGGCTGAAGTACAAGGACGGGGTGGCCCTTATCGTGGACAGGAGGTCCTCCAGCAAGCTGCTGGAACCCAGGTCCACCGAGAAGATCCACGAGATCGACGACTACATCGGGTGCGCTACATCCGGACTCGTCGCCGACGCAAGGATCCTGGTCGACGAGGCCAGGAAGAACGCGCAGGTCCACAGGGTCAACTACGGGGAGAACATCTCCGTGGAGATGCTTGTCAAGAAGGTCTGCGACTACAAGCAGAACTTCACCCAGTACGGCGGCGTCCGTCCCTTCGGAACGGCGCTCCTCGTCGCCGGAACCGACGACCTCGGGGCCCACCTCTTCGAGACCGACCCCTCCGGAGCCCTCGTCGCATACAAGGCGACCGGCATCGGGAACGGCCGCCCGGCCGTCATGGAGGTCTTCGAGAAGGAGTTCCAGGACGACATGTCCTTCGAGAACGCCATGGCCCTCGGACTGAAGGCCATGGAGGCCGCGATCGAGGACAAGCCGAAGGCCGAGTCCATCGAGATCGGCGTTGCCGAGATCGGCAAGAAGTTCAGGAGACTCTCCGAGGAGGAGATCTCCGCCCTCATCGAGAAGATGTGA
- a CDS encoding FAD-dependent oxidoreductase — protein sequence MVIGGGIAGIQASLDLADRGIHVYLVEKDPTIGGVMCRLDKTFPTNDCSACILSPKMADCAGHPNIDVLTYHEVQKVEGEAGDFKVTVLKKARYVNPKECTGCGDCLAKCPVKNIPDKYEFGLTNRKAIYIPHAQAVPRVAIIDKDYCNMIKKGKCGLCAKNCGKGAIHYDDKDELITLEVGSIIAAPGFAVWNAANASEYGYGRFQNVVTAIEYERIMCASGPHRGHIVVPSSGEDPKKIAYIQCCGSRSEKKGWKKYCSSVCCMYATKQAMITKEHGDLQEDIFFMDIRSYGKEFEAYIHRGENEYGIKMHRGARVSNVEEDPVTKKLTISYTDDENNGVSEEFDMVVLSVGLVPPEGAQEFADMLGIELNEYGFCKTTVYHPLETTRKGVFVTGAFAAPKDIPTSVAEACGASAKAGAYIVDENFEPCAPKIYPPEKDVEGKEPRVGVWVCHCGINIGSVVDVPAVTEYAKTLPHVVMASESQYACAQDCLESISNAIKEHDLNRVVVASCTPRTHEPLFREACRNGGLNKYLCNMANIRDQCSWIHMHEHEAATNKAKDLLRMAIAKACLLEPLVGAEIPVTNAAAVIGGGITGMTAALDIAAQGYPVHLVERENELGGFARNFRHKEDGVAVQDFLTETIQKVESNKLITVHKGVTVKDIPGYVGNFKLQLSDGAEYPVGVVLFAVGATPYEPTEYNNGKDPKVMTQTVAEKKIEDGSFNGQDVAFIQCVGSRSKDVAYCSRVCCAASLREAIQIKMKNPMANVTVIHKDIRTYAFREELYYRACQLGVKFLRYPVDDELPAYDGNVVKAYDATLGAEVEIPVDTVILAAGIAPDRENKENLAKMVKVPISKDGFYFEAHQKLRPVDFATEGVYVAGTAHWPKFMDECIAQASGAASRMLTVISKDKLISEGITAVANPDRCDGCGVCVGCCDYNAITLVEQPNGGFKSNVNPGLCKGCGCCVASCPASAMEQRGFRNKQIIAEIDACLDYPVGGE from the coding sequence TTGGTTATTGGTGGAGGAATCGCAGGAATCCAGGCTTCGTTGGATCTTGCAGACAGGGGCATTCATGTCTACCTGGTGGAGAAGGACCCCACCATCGGAGGAGTGATGTGCCGTCTGGACAAGACCTTCCCGACGAACGACTGTTCCGCATGTATTCTCTCGCCCAAAATGGCGGACTGTGCCGGACACCCCAACATCGACGTTCTGACCTACCACGAGGTTCAGAAGGTCGAGGGAGAGGCCGGGGACTTCAAGGTCACCGTCCTCAAGAAGGCCAGGTACGTCAACCCCAAGGAGTGTACAGGATGCGGCGACTGTCTCGCCAAGTGTCCCGTCAAGAACATTCCCGACAAGTACGAGTTCGGCCTCACCAACAGGAAGGCCATCTACATCCCCCATGCGCAGGCTGTCCCTCGTGTCGCCATCATCGACAAGGACTACTGCAACATGATCAAGAAGGGCAAGTGCGGACTCTGCGCCAAGAACTGCGGAAAGGGTGCCATCCACTACGATGACAAGGACGAGCTCATCACCCTCGAGGTCGGATCCATCATCGCCGCTCCCGGATTCGCCGTCTGGAACGCCGCCAACGCCAGCGAGTACGGCTACGGAAGGTTCCAGAACGTCGTCACCGCCATCGAGTACGAGAGGATCATGTGCGCTTCCGGACCTCACAGGGGACACATCGTCGTGCCCTCCAGCGGAGAGGACCCCAAGAAGATCGCCTACATCCAGTGCTGCGGATCCAGGTCCGAGAAGAAGGGCTGGAAGAAATACTGCTCTTCCGTGTGCTGCATGTACGCGACCAAGCAGGCCATGATCACCAAGGAGCACGGAGACCTCCAGGAGGACATCTTCTTCATGGACATCAGGTCCTACGGAAAGGAGTTCGAGGCCTACATCCACCGCGGTGAGAACGAGTACGGAATCAAGATGCACAGGGGAGCCCGCGTGTCCAACGTCGAGGAGGACCCCGTGACCAAGAAGCTGACCATCAGCTACACCGACGACGAGAACAACGGAGTCTCCGAGGAGTTCGACATGGTCGTCCTGTCCGTCGGACTCGTGCCCCCCGAGGGAGCCCAGGAGTTCGCCGACATGCTCGGAATCGAGCTCAACGAGTACGGGTTCTGCAAGACCACCGTCTACCACCCGCTCGAGACCACAAGGAAGGGAGTCTTCGTCACCGGTGCCTTCGCCGCACCCAAGGACATCCCCACATCCGTCGCCGAGGCCTGCGGAGCTTCCGCCAAGGCCGGTGCCTACATCGTCGACGAGAACTTCGAGCCCTGCGCCCCCAAGATCTATCCCCCCGAGAAGGATGTCGAGGGCAAGGAGCCCCGTGTCGGAGTATGGGTCTGCCACTGCGGAATCAACATCGGATCCGTGGTCGACGTCCCCGCAGTCACCGAGTACGCCAAGACCCTGCCCCATGTCGTCATGGCCAGCGAGTCCCAGTACGCCTGCGCTCAGGACTGTCTCGAGTCCATCTCCAACGCCATCAAAGAGCACGACCTGAACAGGGTCGTCGTCGCGTCCTGCACACCCAGGACACACGAGCCTCTCTTCAGGGAGGCCTGCAGGAACGGAGGTCTGAACAAATACCTCTGCAACATGGCCAACATCCGTGACCAGTGCTCCTGGATCCACATGCACGAGCACGAGGCCGCCACCAACAAGGCCAAGGACCTGCTGAGGATGGCAATCGCCAAGGCCTGCCTGCTCGAGCCTCTGGTCGGTGCCGAGATCCCCGTCACCAACGCCGCCGCCGTCATCGGTGGAGGAATCACCGGAATGACCGCCGCTCTGGACATCGCTGCCCAGGGATACCCCGTCCACCTCGTCGAGAGGGAGAACGAGCTCGGAGGATTCGCCCGCAACTTCCGCCACAAGGAGGACGGAGTCGCCGTTCAGGACTTCCTCACCGAGACCATCCAGAAAGTCGAGAGCAACAAGCTGATCACCGTCCACAAGGGTGTCACCGTCAAGGACATCCCCGGATACGTCGGTAACTTCAAGCTCCAGCTCTCCGACGGTGCAGAGTACCCCGTCGGTGTCGTCCTGTTCGCCGTCGGTGCGACCCCCTACGAGCCCACCGAGTACAACAACGGAAAGGACCCCAAGGTCATGACCCAGACCGTCGCGGAGAAGAAGATCGAGGACGGATCCTTCAACGGACAGGACGTCGCGTTCATCCAGTGTGTCGGATCCAGGTCCAAGGACGTCGCCTACTGCAGCCGTGTCTGCTGCGCAGCTTCCCTGCGCGAGGCCATCCAGATCAAGATGAAGAACCCGATGGCCAACGTCACTGTCATCCACAAGGACATCAGGACCTACGCCTTCCGCGAGGAGCTCTACTACAGGGCCTGCCAGCTGGGAGTCAAGTTCCTGAGGTACCCCGTCGACGACGAGCTGCCCGCCTACGACGGAAACGTCGTCAAGGCCTACGATGCCACTCTCGGAGCCGAGGTCGAGATTCCCGTCGACACAGTCATCCTGGCCGCCGGAATCGCCCCCGACAGAGAGAACAAGGAGAACCTCGCCAAGATGGTCAAGGTCCCCATCTCCAAGGACGGATTCTACTTCGAGGCCCACCAGAAGCTGAGGCCCGTCGACTTCGCAACCGAGGGAGTCTACGTCGCCGGAACAGCCCACTGGCCCAAGTTCATGGACGAGTGCATCGCCCAGGCCTCCGGAGCCGCCTCCAGGATGCTGACCGTCATCTCCAAGGACAAGCTGATCTCCGAGGGTATCACCGCCGTCGCCAACCCCGACCGCTGTGACGGATGCGGAGTCTGCGTCGGATGCTGCGACTACAACGCCATCACCCTGGTGGAGCAGCCCAACGGAGGATTCAAGAGCAACGTCAACCCCGGTCTGTGCAAGGGATGCGGATGCTGTGTCGCGTCCTGTCCTGCCAGTGCCATGGAGCAGAGAGGCTTCAGGAACAAGCAGATCATCGCAGAGATCGACGCATGCCTCGACTACCCCGTCGGAGGAGAGTGA
- a CDS encoding ribosome assembly factor SBDS: MVDLDDAIVARLETHGETFEILLDPKVFDLVKQGKKFDIVDYMAVEDVFKNASKGTRPPEDKIKEAFGTEDIAEIAAKIVEKGEIQITAEQRKEMLEAKKNQVIAYIAANAINPQTHTPHPPLRIELALEEAKFHVDPFKPLEKEIDEAMKLLRPLIPIRFEKSRIAIKLNGADYGRCYDDIIHYGIVDREEWTPDGSWIGLMEIPAGLITEITEKLKHKTKGSASVKLVS, encoded by the coding sequence ATGGTAGACCTCGACGACGCGATAGTGGCGAGACTGGAGACCCACGGCGAGACCTTCGAGATCCTGCTCGACCCGAAGGTGTTCGACCTCGTCAAGCAGGGCAAGAAGTTCGACATAGTCGACTACATGGCCGTGGAGGACGTCTTCAAGAACGCCAGCAAGGGGACAAGGCCGCCCGAGGACAAGATCAAGGAGGCCTTCGGGACCGAGGACATCGCGGAGATCGCCGCGAAGATCGTCGAGAAGGGCGAGATACAGATCACGGCCGAGCAGCGCAAGGAGATGCTCGAGGCGAAGAAGAACCAGGTGATCGCGTACATCGCCGCCAACGCCATCAACCCGCAGACGCACACCCCCCACCCCCCTCTCAGGATCGAACTGGCCCTGGAGGAGGCGAAGTTCCATGTGGACCCCTTCAAGCCGCTGGAGAAGGAGATCGACGAGGCGATGAAGCTGCTCCGCCCCCTGATACCGATCAGGTTCGAAAAGAGCCGCATCGCCATCAAGCTCAACGGCGCGGACTACGGCCGTTGCTACGACGACATCATCCACTACGGCATCGTGGACAGGGAGGAGTGGACGCCCGACGGATCCTGGATCGGCCTCATGGAGATCCCCGCGGGACTCATCACCGAGATAACGGAGAAGCTGAAGCATAAGACCAAGGGCTCGGCGTCCGTGAAGCTCGTGAGCTGA
- a CDS encoding S1 RNA-binding domain-containing protein: MERRNARQTREIVVPGDVLDGTGMKPGENAYVQDGKVRASVMGVRNVFQNTVGVIPLRGCYMPTSGDTVIGVIVDIGPSNWLVDIGAPYPAPLHVNEVPWKVEFGDTSRYLSMGNVVLLKVLSVDESKKIQVTMKDSGLRRIQGGRLVKIPHSKVSRVIGKSGSMISMLKNMTDCRITVGQNGMIWVDGDDENAEVAVQAIKMIEAQAQAGNLTDRVKEFIESKLPQSEEEEYDEGEE, translated from the coding sequence ATGGAAAGAAGAAACGCCAGACAGACGCGCGAGATCGTCGTGCCAGGCGATGTGCTCGACGGGACCGGAATGAAACCCGGCGAGAACGCCTACGTGCAGGACGGAAAGGTTCGCGCGAGCGTGATGGGCGTCCGCAACGTGTTCCAGAACACCGTGGGCGTCATCCCCCTGAGGGGCTGCTACATGCCCACCTCCGGGGACACTGTCATCGGAGTCATCGTGGACATCGGACCGTCCAACTGGCTCGTGGACATCGGCGCGCCCTACCCCGCGCCCCTGCATGTGAACGAGGTCCCCTGGAAGGTCGAGTTCGGGGACACGTCCCGCTACCTCAGCATGGGCAACGTGGTCCTCCTGAAGGTCCTGTCCGTGGACGAGAGCAAGAAGATCCAGGTGACCATGAAGGACTCCGGACTCAGGAGGATCCAGGGCGGAAGGCTCGTCAAGATCCCCCACTCCAAGGTGTCCAGGGTCATCGGCAAGAGCGGATCCATGATCTCGATGCTGAAGAACATGACCGACTGCCGCATCACCGTGGGACAGAACGGCATGATCTGGGTCGACGGAGACGACGAGAACGCCGAGGTGGCCGTGCAGGCCATCAAGATGATCGAGGCCCAGGCCCAGGCCGGAAACCTCACAGACAGGGTCAAAGAGTTTATCGAGAGCAAGCTCCCCCAGAGCGAAGAAGAAGAGTATGATGAGGGGGAGGAGTGA